Genomic window (Desulforegula conservatrix Mb1Pa):
CAGGATGAGGATAACGTGGGCGCGCTCAAGTTCGATTTTGTGGTGCTGAGTCCTATAGAATGGGATGGAACCCCGGCGTATTAATTCCATTTCGCATTCAAGCGGCATCTGCGTTGGCTGCGGCGTCAGCTCCTCGATGTACAGAGGACGTACACCTTGCGTCGCTTCCTTCTTGCCGCCTTGATGTCATCTTGAATGCAAAACGAAATAACGAGGCTAATTTTTAAAATAAAAATAGGGAGAACGCAAATGCCAGATGAAAACACAAGCGGTTACAAAGAATTTAAACACAGTTTTAATGACCCTTTCGCAGACATAGAAATTGAAAAAGCTTTTCGTTTCACGCGTCCAAAAACTCCGTCAGTCGATCGCTGCCAGAAGCAGATGATGAAATCTCCGGCAAAGGCCCTGGAAGGGCTTTGTCTGGATGCTGTTCATCCTGACGACAAGGCCCAGATTCAGGAAGACTTCAAGGTTTATCCTGGTCTTGCTTCCGCTTTCGGAAACGAGTTGCTCAAGGCTGTGGGATTTGGCGACCTGGGAAACTGATCGCAAAAGCAAGGGAAGAAATCGGATCAAGCGCCATTGAGCAGTATGGCCTGCTGATCCGGTTCTTTCTGAGGGAGAGTCCGGCAGATGACATGGAAGATTTCGCGAGGCAGTCTGCTGGCGCTCTCTGGATCGAGGAACGGTTATTGACCGGGGTATCAAGAATTTTCGGCGGTAAATAAGATGGACTCATTATCAGCTCCGTAGGAGCAGCATCTTTGTAGCTTATGAAGGTTTATTCCCTTTCAGCTCCAGAGGAGCGACATCTTTGTAGCGTCATATTTGTAGGGGCTTTTGGAGGCAATATGGACGGAATATATTCGGTACAGGCTGTTATGAGTCTTGTGGACAACATCACAGGCCCGCTCAGGAAAGTGAAAAACGAGCTGGGCGAAACTGGGCAGGCTGCGTTGAGCTTGTCCGGAAGGATGTCAAAACTTGCGGAAAAAATGCTACCGCTTGCCGTCGCGGCCGGAATCCTGCTTGGCTCGC
Coding sequences:
- a CDS encoding DUF6848 family protein yields the protein MPDENTSGYKEFKHSFNDPFADIEIEKAFRFTRPKTPSVDRCQKQMMKSPAKALEGLCLDAVHPDDKAQIQEDFKVYPGLASAFGNELLKAVGFGDLGN